In Ipomoea triloba cultivar NCNSP0323 chromosome 15, ASM357664v1, one genomic interval encodes:
- the LOC116007375 gene encoding cytochrome P450 CYP82D47-like, with amino-acid sequence MDFLSPLSNNITTSTSTIACTFVVVLFFLCKSLLSNHKHNEKLAPEPAGAWPIIGHLHLLAGGQKPPHLILASLADKYGPIFRLRLGAQQVVVVSDAKTAQECFTVKDKKLATRPKALASEIMAYNYTMLGLAPYGAYWREMRKIVVLELLSNRRTELLRPLRRSHIGRSMKRTFDHWSDNKDAVTVEMRQWFGSLVMDMSVSMLFGEDEVGDEGKFQRASRRLFELFGEPVVGDFIPWLRWLDIGGHEKAMRQTAMEIDSFAERWIEEHKRKRKDKCKEEEDFMDTMLSLFETASSHQSLPAGYDTDQIIKSTCLAMLLAATDTTSVTLTWALSLVLNNYKVLERIQDELNTHVGNKRCVEESDLKDLIYLQAVIKETMRLYPAVPLSVPHEAMENCIIDNYHIQKGTRLITNFVKIHRDPKVWTKPDEFIPERFLTNHKDVDVKGNNFELIPFGSGRRMCPGISLALEIVQLTLATLVHGFDMRRLSNEPIDLTESCGLTNFKATPLQALLIPRLESNLYG; translated from the exons ATGGACTTCCTTTCTCCACTCTCCAATAATATTACAACATCAACATCTACTATAGCCTGCACTTTTGTCGTCGTCCTCTTCTTTCTATGCAAGTCGTTACTATCAAACCACAAACATAACGAAAAACTGGCACCAGAGCCCGCAGGTGCCTGGCCCATAATCGGCCATCTCCACCTCCTCGCCGGCGGCCAGAAGCCTCCTCACTTGATCTTGGCCTCCTTAGCGGACAAGTACGGCCCTATATTCCGACTGAGACTGGGCGCGCAACAAGTGGTGGTGGTGAGCGACGCGAAAACCGCCCAAGAATGCTTCACAGTGAAAGACAAGAAGCTAGCCACTCGGCCCAAAGCTCTAGCCTCCGAGATCATGGCCTACAACTACACCATGCTCGGGCTCGCACCTTACGGGGCTTACTGGCGCGAGATGCGAAAGATCGTCGTGCTCGAGCTGCTGTCGAACCGCAGAACCGAGCTGCTAAGACCGCTGAGAAG GTCCCACATCGGAAGATCCATGAAGCGTACCTTCGACCACTGGTCGGACAACAAGGATGCGGTGACGGTGGAGATGAGGCAGTGGTTCGGCAGCCTAGTGATGGACATGTCGGTTTCCATGTTGTTCGGAGAGGACGAGGTTGGGGATGAGGGCAAGTTTCAGAGGGCTAGCCGGAGATTGTTTGAGCTGTTTGGGGAGCCGGTGGTGGGGGATTTTATCCCGTGGCTGAGATGGTTGGACATAGGGGGACACGAGAAGGCCATGAGGCAGACCGCCATGGAAATTGACAGCTTTGCTGAGAGGTGGATAGAGGAGcacaaaagaaaaaggaaggaTAAatgtaaggaagaagaagatttcATGGACACCATGTTATCACTATTTGAGACTGCATCATCTCATCAAAGTCTTCCTGCTGGATATGATACTGATCAGATTATCAAATCCACTTGCTTG GCCATGTTGCTAGCAGCAACTGACACAACTAGTGTAACATTGACATGGGCTCTTTCTTTAGTACTAAATAATTACAAGGTATTGGAGAGGATTCAAGATGAATTAAACACCCATGTTGGGAATAAAAGATGTGTCGAGGAATCTGACCTGAAAGATTTGATTTACTTACAAGCTGTGATTAAAGAAACAATGCGTTTATATCCGGCTGTTCCACTCTCTGTACCTCACGAAGCTATGGAAAATTGCATCATTGACAATTACCACATTCAAAAGGGGACCCGTCTAATAACAAACTTTGTGAAGATCCATCGCGATCCAAAGGTGTGGACAAAACCTGATGAATTTATACCTGAGAGATTTTTAACTAATCACAAAGATGTCGATGTCAAGGGCAACAATTTTGAGTTGATTCCATTTGGTAGCGGACGAAGAATGTGTCCAGGGATATCTTTGGCCTTAGAAATTGTTCAATTGACATTGGCTACCCTAGTTCATGGCTTTGATATGCGAAGGCTATCAAATGAACCAATCGATTTGACTGAAAGTTGTGGATTGACTAATTTCAAAGCCACTCCACTTCAAGCCCTACTTATACCTCGCCTAGAGTCAAATTTATATGGTTGA
- the LOC116006589 gene encoding probable alpha-amylase 2 translates to MGYHTNGWDNNSQQNDPLVVIRNGQEIILQAFNWESHKHDWWRNLERKVPDISKSGFTSAWLPPASHSFSPEGYLPQNLYNLNSSYGSEHLLKALLNKMKQYKVRPMADIVINHRVGTTQGHGGRYNRYDGIPLSWDERAVTCCSGGLGNRSTGDNFHGVPNIDHTQGFVRKDIIDWLRWLRYTVGFQDFRFDFAKGYSTKYVKEYIEGAKPIFSIGEYWDTCNYRGTYLDYNQDSHRQRIINWIDGTGQLSAAFDFTTKAILQEAVKGEFWRLRDAQGKPPGVMGWWPSRAVTFIDNHDTGSTQAHWPFPSSHVMEGYAYILTHPGTPAVFYDHFYDWGNSLHDQIVRLIDIRRNQGINSRSSIRILEAQPNVYAAIIGEKICMKIGDGSWCPAGAEWRLATSGHRYAIWQK, encoded by the exons ATGGGTTATCATACCAAT GGATGGGATAATAACTCACAACAGAATGACCCCT TGGTTGTGATACGCAATGGACAAGAGATCATCTTACAG GCTTTCAATTGGGAATCTCACAAGCATGATTGGTGGAGGAACTTAGAGAGAAAAGTTCCTGATATTTCAAAATCTGGATTTACAAGTGCATGGTTGCCTCCGGCTTCTCATTCATTTTCACCAGAAG GTTACCTTCCACAAAATCTCTATAATCTCAATTCTTCATATGGTTCTGAACACCTCTTAAAGGCTCTACTCAATAAGATGAAGCAGTACAAAGTTAGACCAATGGCTGATATAGTCATAAATCATCGTGTTGGGACTACTCAAGGACATGGTGGGAGGTATAACCGATATGACGGAATTCCATTGTCTTGGGATGAGCGTGCTGTTACATGTTGTAGTGGTGGACTG GGCAACAGAAGCACTGGAGACAATTTTCATGGTGTTCCAAATATCGATCATACTCAAGGCTTTGTTCGAAAGGACATTATTGACTGGTTACGATGGCTAAGATACACTGTTGGGTTCCAAGATTTTCGTTTTGATTTTGCCAAAGG GTACTCCACGAAGTATGTGAAGGAATATATAGAGGGAGCAAAGCCAATATTTTCTATTGGTGAATATTGGGATACATGCAATTATAGAGGCACCTATTTGGATTACAACCAAG ATAGTCACAGACAAAGGATCATTAACTGGATTGATGGAACTGGGCAACTTTCAGCTGCATTTGATTTCACAACTAAAGCAATCCTACag GAAGCCGTGAAAGGAGAATTCTGGCGTTTGAGAGACGCTCAAGGGAAGCCTCCAGGAGTCATGGGATGGTGGCCTTCAAGGGCCGTCACTTTTATTGATAACCATGACACGGGATCCACTCAG GCTCACTGGCCTTTTCCTTCCAGTCATGTTATGGAg GGCTATGCCTACATTCTGACTCATCCGGGGACTCCAGCAGTATTTTACGATCATTTCTATGACTGGGGAAATTCACTTCATGACCAAATCGTTAGGCTG ATTGATATCCGGCGCAATCAAGGCATAAACAGCCGATCGTCTATAAGAATTCTCGAGGCTCAGCCAAATGTATATGCAGCAATAATTGGAGAAAAGATTTGCATGAAGATCGGTGATGGGTCGTGGTGCCCGGCTGGGGCAGAGTGGAGACTTGCAACTAGCGGCCACCGCTATGCAATCTGGCAGAAGTAA